One segment of Oscillospiraceae bacterium MB08-C2-2 DNA contains the following:
- the miaB gene encoding tRNA (N6-isopentenyl adenosine(37)-C2)-methylthiotransferase MiaB: MNTQSTMTMPAETQKFIELVRLYNIEFEEKTGRPPVCHTHSYGCQQNVSDGERLAGMLAEMGYSFTDDRNEADFILYNTCAIRENAEDRIFGNVGALKHNKRRNPGMVVGLCGCMMQQEHVVEKIQKSFPYVDLVFGTHALHHMPELLYTRLSRGGRVFDTAADSGEGIVEGLPARRDSAIKAWLPIMKGCNNFCTYCVVPYVRGREKSRPAQMVLEEARSLVEAGYKEITLLGQNVNSYGKDLESPIGFAQLLYKMNEIPGDFRIRFMTSHPKDCTRELIDAIAACDKVCNHIHLPVQSGSDRILEQMNRHYNRQSYLELVRYARERIPGVTFTSDIIVGFPGETYSDFQETLSLIREVKYLSLFTFLYSPRVGTKAAAMEDPVPAGEKSKWFRELLTVQSDIGNSLLEKMVGSVVEVLVEGMGKTGEDYSTGKTASSVSVDFIGSEQLVGQIVKVRITQALSWALMGELV; this comes from the coding sequence TTGAATACACAGTCTACTATGACAATGCCGGCCGAAACGCAAAAATTTATCGAGCTGGTTCGCCTTTATAACATTGAATTTGAAGAAAAAACCGGCAGGCCCCCGGTCTGCCATACCCACAGCTATGGCTGCCAGCAGAATGTTTCCGATGGGGAAAGGCTGGCTGGTATGCTGGCTGAGATGGGCTATAGCTTTACCGATGACCGCAACGAAGCAGATTTTATTCTTTACAACACCTGCGCCATCCGGGAAAACGCCGAGGATCGAATTTTTGGCAATGTGGGAGCGCTCAAGCACAACAAGCGCCGCAATCCGGGCATGGTGGTGGGGCTTTGCGGCTGCATGATGCAGCAGGAGCATGTGGTGGAGAAGATTCAGAAAAGCTTCCCCTATGTGGATTTGGTTTTCGGCACCCACGCCCTGCATCACATGCCGGAGCTGCTGTATACCCGCCTTTCTCGGGGAGGGCGTGTGTTTGATACAGCCGCCGACAGCGGCGAGGGCATTGTGGAAGGCCTGCCTGCCCGCCGGGATAGCGCCATCAAAGCATGGCTGCCCATTATGAAGGGCTGCAACAACTTCTGCACCTACTGTGTGGTGCCTTATGTGCGGGGCCGGGAAAAAAGCCGCCCTGCTCAAATGGTCCTGGAGGAAGCCCGCAGTTTGGTGGAAGCGGGCTACAAGGAGATTACCCTCCTTGGTCAGAATGTCAACTCCTATGGGAAGGATCTGGAAAGCCCCATAGGCTTTGCACAGCTCCTTTATAAGATGAATGAGATTCCCGGGGATTTCCGCATTCGGTTTATGACCTCTCATCCCAAGGACTGCACCCGGGAGCTGATCGATGCCATAGCGGCGTGTGATAAGGTGTGCAACCACATCCATCTGCCGGTGCAAAGCGGATCTGACCGCATTTTGGAGCAGATGAACCGCCACTACAACCGGCAGTCCTATTTGGAGCTGGTTCGCTATGCCCGGGAAAGAATCCCTGGTGTTACCTTCACCAGCGATATCATCGTGGGCTTTCCGGGCGAAACCTATTCGGATTTTCAGGAGACCCTTTCCTTGATTCGTGAAGTGAAATACCTGAGCCTGTTTACTTTTCTGTATTCTCCACGGGTGGGAACCAAAGCTGCCGCCATGGAAGACCCTGTCCCCGCTGGGGAGAAATCCAAGTGGTTTCGGGAGCTGCTCACCGTTCAGTCCGATATCGGCAACAGCCTGCTGGAAAAAATGGTTGGTTCTGTGGTTGAGGTTCTGGTGGAAGGAATGGGCAAAACCGGGGAAGACTATAGTACAGGCAAAACCGCCTCCAGTGTCAGTGTGGATTTTATTGGCTCTGAGCAGCTGGTGGGGCAGATTGTAAAGGTTCGCATTACCCAAGCGCTCAGCTGGGCGCTTATGGGGGAGCTCGTGTAA
- a CDS encoding class I SAM-dependent methyltransferase, giving the protein MERNAAIIQEYFNDRAAGWDAHSPFNPQKMTTVLSLCDIHPGSEILDVGCGTGSLEPLLLEYHPKRILGVDFASNMISVARQKLSRPDVTFMCGDIFELKGYLFDQCFVMNTFPHILRPVEFIEHLASLLRPGGRLTISHSQGKKTMDATHADVKHLNLPLLPGQGLLNIMKAYFRMDILIDNNLFFVVSGTRL; this is encoded by the coding sequence ATGGAAAGAAATGCCGCTATTATTCAGGAATATTTTAATGACCGTGCCGCCGGTTGGGATGCTCACAGCCCTTTTAACCCCCAGAAGATGACCACGGTTTTATCCCTGTGTGATATTCACCCGGGAAGCGAGATTCTGGATGTGGGCTGCGGTACCGGTTCATTAGAGCCTCTTTTGCTGGAATATCATCCCAAAAGGATTCTGGGGGTAGACTTTGCCTCCAATATGATTTCGGTGGCAAGGCAAAAGCTCAGCCGCCCTGATGTCACCTTTATGTGCGGCGATATTTTTGAATTGAAAGGCTATCTTTTTGACCAGTGCTTTGTGATGAACACCTTCCCTCATATTCTCAGGCCCGTGGAATTTATTGAGCATTTGGCTTCGCTTCTTCGCCCTGGCGGCCGCTTAACTATTTCACACAGCCAAGGAAAAAAGACAATGGATGCCACTCATGCGGATGTGAAGCACCTCAACCTTCCTCTTTTGCCCGGGCAAGGGCTGCTGAATATTATGAAGGCCTATTTCCGCATGGACATTCTCATTGACAACAACCTGTTCTTTGTGGTTTCGGGAACTCGCTTGTAA
- the mutS gene encoding DNA mismatch repair protein MutS — protein MAELSPMMQQYFRIKDSHKDHIVFFRLGDFYEMFYEDALIASKELELVLTGRDCGQETRAPMCGIPFKSCETYIAKLIQKGYKVAICEQVEDPAFAKGVVSREVVRVITPGTVLESNLLEEDSNNFLCCIFYQPGGYGLIFADISTGEMNLIELTQDDDSLLLNELSRYAPREVIFNPAFLEKKSIAKFLREKMLCTADLLEEEKYDIDAASARILAHFEAESLEGLGLAAYLKCTRALGALLEYLADTQKLGVERMITLRFHNEAQYMNLDQNARTHLELLSTMRSKDKRGSLLWVLDKTKTPMGKRQIKNFLRQPLVNPAAINKRLNAVEELVGNQLRCSEIIDLLGGIFDIERMITRIVYGNATPREYKALEQTIRQFPGIKGHLADCRSAYLKEIDSQIDLLEDVAQLLEASIQEEPPTTLKDGGVIRKGYSDQLDQLRDLMDHALDYITRMENEQREATGIRNLKISYNKVFGYYIEVTRSNLSQVPEHYIRKQTLANCERYIIQELKELEEKILSATDQAISLETQLFEQVRTSVAKQLHRIQQSASAISRLDVFCSFAQTALMNQYVRPDVDLSQRIAITDGRHPVVEQLLTGAPFVPNDTLLEPGENQIAIITGPNMAGKSTYMRQTALIVLMAQIGSFVPAASAQIGVVDGIYTRVGASDDLSAGQSTFMVEMVEVAKILKDATANSLLILDEIGRGTSTYDGMSIAQGVLEFIADKRRLGAKTLFATHYHELTQMEERLPCVKNYNICVKKRGDDITFLRKIVRGGADESYGIEVSKLAGIPDWIIKRAKEILKQLESDKPMQESRPVKAATESMPDEMQIQFENPKLVQLEAQLKDIDLNTLTPLEALNILYGLKELVK, from the coding sequence ATGGCCGAATTATCACCGATGATGCAGCAATATTTCCGCATTAAGGACAGCCACAAGGATCATATCGTCTTTTTCAGGCTGGGGGATTTTTATGAGATGTTTTATGAGGATGCCCTCATTGCCTCCAAGGAGCTGGAGCTGGTGCTCACCGGCCGGGATTGTGGGCAGGAAACACGGGCCCCCATGTGCGGAATCCCCTTTAAAAGCTGTGAGACCTACATAGCAAAGCTGATTCAAAAGGGCTATAAGGTTGCCATCTGCGAGCAGGTGGAGGACCCTGCCTTTGCCAAGGGGGTTGTTTCCCGGGAGGTGGTGCGGGTTATTACCCCCGGCACTGTTTTGGAAAGCAATCTGCTGGAGGAGGATTCCAACAACTTCCTCTGCTGCATCTTTTACCAGCCGGGCGGTTATGGTCTGATTTTTGCCGATATCTCCACCGGTGAAATGAACCTGATCGAGCTGACTCAGGATGACGACAGCCTGCTTCTCAATGAGCTTTCCCGCTATGCTCCCCGAGAGGTGATCTTTAACCCTGCTTTTTTGGAAAAAAAGAGCATCGCCAAGTTCCTGCGGGAAAAAATGCTCTGCACCGCCGACCTGCTGGAAGAAGAAAAATACGATATCGACGCTGCCTCCGCCCGGATTCTAGCCCACTTTGAGGCTGAATCTTTAGAAGGGTTGGGTCTTGCGGCCTACCTCAAGTGCACAAGGGCGCTTGGTGCTTTGCTGGAGTATCTTGCCGATACCCAAAAGCTCGGCGTGGAGCGCATGATTACTCTGCGTTTTCACAACGAAGCCCAGTATATGAATCTGGATCAAAATGCCCGCACCCACTTGGAGTTGCTTTCAACCATGCGAAGCAAGGACAAGCGGGGGAGCCTGCTGTGGGTGCTGGATAAAACCAAGACCCCTATGGGCAAGCGGCAGATCAAAAATTTTCTGCGCCAGCCTCTTGTAAATCCAGCTGCCATCAACAAGCGGCTCAACGCTGTAGAGGAGCTGGTGGGGAATCAGCTGCGCTGCTCTGAAATCATCGATCTGCTGGGCGGTATTTTTGATATCGAGCGCATGATCACCCGCATTGTCTACGGCAACGCTACGCCCCGTGAATACAAGGCGCTGGAACAGACCATCCGGCAGTTCCCCGGCATCAAAGGGCATTTGGCAGACTGCCGCTCAGCTTATCTCAAGGAAATTGACAGCCAAATTGACCTGTTGGAGGATGTGGCACAGCTGCTGGAAGCCTCCATTCAGGAGGAGCCACCCACCACCCTCAAGGATGGCGGTGTAATCCGCAAGGGCTACAGCGATCAGCTGGATCAGTTGCGTGACCTGATGGATCATGCGCTGGATTACATCACCCGGATGGAAAACGAGCAGCGGGAGGCCACCGGCATCCGCAATCTCAAAATCAGCTACAACAAAGTCTTTGGCTACTATATTGAAGTCACCCGCTCCAACCTTTCGCAGGTGCCGGAGCATTACATACGCAAGCAAACCCTCGCCAACTGCGAGCGGTATATCATACAGGAGCTCAAGGAGCTGGAGGAGAAAATCCTTTCCGCCACCGATCAGGCTATTTCGCTGGAAACTCAGCTTTTCGAGCAGGTGCGCACATCGGTTGCCAAACAGCTGCACCGGATTCAGCAGTCTGCCTCCGCTATTTCTCGGCTGGATGTTTTCTGCTCCTTTGCCCAAACCGCCCTTATGAACCAATATGTACGCCCGGATGTGGATTTATCCCAGCGTATTGCCATTACAGACGGCCGCCACCCAGTGGTGGAGCAGCTGCTCACCGGTGCGCCTTTTGTCCCCAACGATACGTTGTTGGAGCCGGGGGAGAATCAGATTGCCATTATCACCGGCCCCAACATGGCTGGTAAATCCACCTATATGCGCCAGACTGCCCTCATTGTGCTTATGGCGCAGATCGGCAGCTTTGTCCCCGCCGCCAGCGCCCAAATCGGCGTGGTGGACGGTATTTACACCCGTGTGGGTGCTTCCGATGATTTGAGCGCCGGCCAATCCACCTTTATGGTGGAGATGGTGGAGGTAGCCAAGATTCTTAAGGATGCCACCGCCAACAGCCTGCTGATTCTGGATGAAATCGGCCGGGGAACCTCCACCTACGATGGCATGAGCATTGCCCAAGGTGTGCTGGAATTCATTGCCGATAAGCGTCGCCTGGGAGCAAAAACCCTGTTTGCCACCCATTACCACGAGCTGACCCAGATGGAGGAGCGGCTCCCCTGTGTGAAGAACTACAACATCTGTGTCAAGAAAAGGGGAGACGACATCACCTTCCTGCGCAAGATTGTGCGGGGTGGGGCGGATGAAAGCTATGGTATTGAAGTTTCCAAGCTGGCAGGCATTCCCGATTGGATTATCAAACGTGCCAAGGAAATCCTCAAGCAGCTGGAATCGGATAAGCCCATGCAGGAAAGCCGTCCAGTGAAGGCAGCCACAGAATCCATGCCCGACGAAATGCAGATTCAGTTTGAGAATCCAAAGCTTGTGCAGCTGGAAGCTCAGCTAAAGGATATCGATCTCAACACATTAACTCCTCTCGAAGCCCTGAACATCCTTTACGGCCTCAAAGAGCTGGTGAAATAG
- a CDS encoding YlbF family regulator: protein MDIIQMAKELGKAIQADEQYIAMRLAQEKSDGDEVLQNMIKSFNLKRVELNQLVQKPDREQAAVTALDAEVKSLYNTIMSNANMMVFSATRKDMESTMDYINQILSGSVNGEDPDSIEPQEAGGCGGSCSGCSGCN from the coding sequence ATGGATATTATCCAAATGGCTAAGGAGCTCGGCAAGGCGATTCAGGCGGATGAGCAGTATATCGCTATGCGCTTGGCTCAGGAAAAAAGCGATGGGGATGAGGTTCTCCAAAATATGATTAAAAGCTTCAACCTGAAGCGTGTGGAGCTGAACCAGTTGGTTCAAAAGCCCGACCGGGAGCAGGCTGCTGTGACCGCTCTGGATGCCGAGGTGAAATCCCTCTACAACACCATTATGTCCAACGCCAATATGATGGTTTTTTCTGCTACACGCAAGGATATGGAATCCACCATGGATTATATCAATCAAATTCTCAGCGGCAGCGTGAATGGCGAAGACCCGGATAGCATCGAGCCACAAGAGGCCGGTGGCTGCGGCGGAAGCTGCTCTGGCTGCTCCGGCTGCAACTAA
- a CDS encoding alpha/beta hydrolase: MNNHIYLIHGYTANPSANWFPWLKKEVNEKLNQGINLLEMPNSNNPIPEEWDAVCDEKIAHKDGIVIIGHSLGCIEALRFVSQHNVHNVNLILVSGFDETTYTLPQLAPFTCNPIDYTKVLPKVKDAVVISAIDDDIIPYTYSETLARHLHCKFIVMPTGKHFIDRDNIYTLPVVYNEICSMLKPQIGM; encoded by the coding sequence ATGAACAATCACATTTATTTAATTCATGGATACACTGCTAATCCTTCAGCAAATTGGTTCCCATGGCTAAAAAAAGAGGTAAATGAAAAGCTGAATCAGGGTATCAATCTATTGGAGATGCCCAATTCCAACAACCCGATACCGGAAGAATGGGATGCTGTTTGTGATGAAAAGATAGCACATAAAGACGGTATCGTCATCATTGGGCATAGTTTGGGATGCATTGAGGCTTTGCGTTTTGTGAGCCAGCATAATGTTCACAATGTTAATTTGATTTTAGTGTCGGGGTTTGATGAGACAACCTATACTTTACCTCAATTGGCTCCGTTCACTTGCAATCCCATCGATTATACAAAAGTCTTGCCTAAAGTTAAAGATGCAGTGGTCATTTCGGCAATCGATGATGATATTATTCCATACACTTATTCTGAAACACTTGCCCGTCATCTGCACTGTAAATTTATAGTAATGCCAACGGGAAAGCACTTTATTGACAGGGACAATATTTATACTTTGCCTGTTGTTTATAATGAAATATGTTCTATGTTAAAACCCCAAATTGGCATGTGA
- a CDS encoding cation-translocating P-type ATPase, whose protein sequence is MKGNSVQGLTGKEASRRLFEYGENRLANEKKISALKIFAGQFKDLMILILLVSTVICVIMGDTVEAIAIITIVLLNAILGFVQEFRVERTLETLKNMAAPSAQVLRDGKWQAVPSVEVVPGDVISVKSGYKVPADARLLEVVSLSCDEAMLSGESVPVDKRVCTSTPEKWEIGRDDMIYMGTVATKGRAVAEVISTGMNTEMGKIAGMLTEIEEEMTPLQKRLQQLGKYIAIGCLLICTVVSVTGVLRGEPVFDMFITGISLAVAAVPEGLPAIVTIALALAVGRILKRNALVRKLHSMETLGCANVICTDKTGTLTENKMTARKIFTMDYKVDVSGNGYEQGGEFTVSDRRASVGASETLRRLLDICVQCTSSQINSPSKAMGGRDRTINLSNDQWQVSGEPTEISLLVMAAKGNVHADAGDYEKLGELPFDSDRKRMTVLVKNKNGKTNSFSKGAPDILLEKCRYYMTDSGVQPLSTPVRRQILAANEEMASGALRVLGFAYKAEPQGLSDSENDMVFVGLVGMIDPPRREAYDAVIKCKQAKIRVVMITGDHKITACAIAKDLGIMKRNDLVMTGAEMDAMSQSDFEATVHRVSVFARVNPGHKLKIVRALKKRGDIVAMTGDGVNDAPAIKEADIGVSMGITGTDVTKQAASIILLDDNFATLVASVEEGRVVYSNIRKFIRYLLSCNIGEVLTMFVGMLMGMPVVLLPIQILLVNLATDGLPAMALGLEPAEDDIMSQKPRPANESVFSQGLLSTILFRGCLIGLTTLAIFATFMRHYGDLDTARTGALVTLIITQLFHVFECKSERHSLFGINLLNNPSLILAVLTSVGVVALTIYHPWMQGIFSTVALTGTQLLKVFCYALVAPLFSALIMLIPGRKRGDVVIEAQSIQAD, encoded by the coding sequence ATGAAAGGAAATTCTGTACAGGGGCTCACCGGCAAGGAAGCGTCCAGACGACTCTTTGAATATGGAGAAAACCGGCTGGCAAACGAGAAAAAAATCAGTGCGCTCAAAATTTTTGCGGGGCAGTTTAAGGATCTCATGATCCTGATTCTGCTGGTCTCCACAGTTATCTGTGTCATCATGGGGGATACCGTAGAGGCTATTGCCATCATCACAATCGTTTTACTCAACGCCATATTGGGGTTTGTGCAGGAATTCCGAGTGGAAAGAACCCTTGAAACCCTCAAGAATATGGCGGCGCCCTCGGCGCAGGTGCTGCGGGATGGGAAGTGGCAGGCCGTTCCCTCAGTCGAGGTGGTGCCGGGCGACGTGATCTCGGTCAAATCCGGCTACAAGGTACCGGCGGATGCCCGGCTTTTGGAAGTCGTTTCTCTTTCCTGTGATGAAGCCATGCTTTCCGGCGAATCGGTTCCAGTGGATAAAAGAGTATGCACCAGCACCCCCGAAAAATGGGAAATCGGCCGGGACGATATGATTTACATGGGCACGGTCGCCACCAAGGGGCGTGCCGTAGCCGAAGTGATCAGCACCGGGATGAATACGGAAATGGGCAAAATCGCCGGGATGCTCACGGAAATCGAGGAGGAAATGACCCCGCTTCAAAAGCGTCTTCAGCAGCTTGGCAAATACATAGCCATCGGCTGTCTGCTGATTTGCACAGTGGTGTCGGTTACCGGCGTTCTGAGGGGCGAGCCGGTTTTTGATATGTTCATCACCGGTATCTCCCTGGCTGTGGCCGCTGTACCGGAAGGGCTTCCCGCCATTGTAACCATCGCTCTTGCTCTGGCTGTGGGGCGGATTCTCAAACGCAATGCTCTTGTGCGCAAGCTCCATTCTATGGAAACATTGGGCTGTGCCAACGTGATCTGCACCGATAAAACCGGCACTCTCACCGAAAATAAAATGACCGCCCGCAAAATCTTCACCATGGATTATAAGGTGGATGTTTCCGGCAACGGTTATGAGCAGGGGGGAGAGTTCACGGTTAGCGATCGCAGAGCCTCTGTGGGTGCTTCCGAAACTTTGCGGCGCCTTTTGGATATCTGTGTCCAGTGCACCAGCTCACAGATTAACTCACCTTCCAAGGCAATGGGGGGGCGGGATCGAACCATCAATCTATCCAATGATCAGTGGCAGGTTTCCGGGGAGCCCACCGAAATCTCACTGCTGGTTATGGCCGCTAAGGGAAATGTTCACGCAGATGCGGGGGACTATGAAAAGCTCGGGGAATTGCCCTTTGACTCTGACCGCAAGCGTATGACTGTGCTGGTCAAAAACAAAAATGGCAAGACCAATTCTTTCTCTAAGGGTGCTCCTGATATTTTGCTGGAAAAATGCCGCTATTATATGACCGATTCGGGCGTTCAGCCCTTGAGCACACCGGTTCGCCGGCAGATTCTTGCGGCCAACGAAGAAATGGCCTCCGGAGCCCTGCGCGTGCTTGGATTTGCCTATAAAGCAGAACCACAAGGCCTTTCGGACAGCGAAAACGATATGGTTTTTGTGGGCCTTGTGGGTATGATCGATCCTCCCCGGCGGGAAGCCTATGATGCAGTCATCAAATGCAAGCAAGCAAAAATTCGTGTGGTGATGATCACAGGTGACCATAAAATCACAGCCTGTGCCATCGCCAAGGATTTGGGCATCATGAAGCGCAACGATCTGGTGATGACCGGTGCCGAAATGGATGCCATGAGCCAGTCCGATTTTGAAGCTACCGTTCACCGGGTATCGGTGTTTGCCCGAGTCAATCCCGGCCATAAGCTGAAAATTGTCCGGGCACTGAAAAAGCGGGGCGATATCGTGGCCATGACTGGGGATGGTGTAAACGATGCTCCCGCCATCAAGGAAGCGGATATCGGTGTATCCATGGGCATTACCGGCACCGATGTAACCAAGCAGGCCGCCTCTATCATCCTGCTGGATGATAATTTTGCCACACTGGTGGCCTCGGTGGAAGAGGGTCGGGTGGTTTACAGCAACATCCGCAAATTTATCCGTTATCTGCTATCCTGCAACATCGGCGAAGTGCTCACCATGTTTGTGGGTATGCTCATGGGAATGCCGGTGGTGCTGCTGCCCATTCAGATTCTGCTGGTCAATCTGGCCACAGACGGCCTGCCCGCCATGGCACTGGGCCTTGAACCCGCCGAGGATGACATCATGAGCCAGAAGCCCCGCCCGGCCAATGAATCGGTGTTCTCACAAGGGCTGCTCTCCACCATCCTGTTCCGAGGCTGTCTCATTGGGCTCACCACTTTGGCCATATTCGCTACCTTTATGCGCCACTATGGCGATTTGGATACAGCCCGCACCGGGGCGCTGGTCACCTTGATTATCACACAGCTTTTCCATGTGTTCGAATGCAAATCGGAACGCCACAGCCTATTTGGCATCAATCTGCTGAATAACCCCAGCTTGATTCTGGCAGTACTCACCTCTGTTGGGGTGGTGGCGCTGACCATCTACCATCCGTGGATGCAGGGCATCTTTTCCACTGTGGCCCTTACAGGTACCCAGCTTCTCAAAGTATTCTGCTATGCGTTGGTGGCCCCGCTGTTCTCCGCTCTTATTATGCTGATACCGGGCAGAAAAAGAGGAGACGTTGTAATCGAGGCCCAATCGATTCAAGCCGATTGA
- the tyrS gene encoding tyrosine--tRNA ligase — translation MTLFQELSRRGLIAQMTHPEEIEKAMNEGKVTFYIGFDATADSLHVGHFLQLTIIRRMQEAGHMPILLLGTGTTMVGDPSGRTDMRKMLTIEEINYNADRFLEQMGRVVDVSPEKAIVARNGDWLMNLNYVELLRDVGVHFSVNKMLSYECFKSRMEKGLSFIEFNYMIMQSYDFLELNRRYGCTLEFGGNDQWSNIISGVDLVRRVEGRDVYGMTFTLLATKEGIKMGKTQKGAVWLDPKKTSPYEFFQYWRNVDDADVINCLKLLTFVPIEEIEAMEKWEGSEMNKAKEILAYELTRDVHGKEEADKALEAARSIFAGGGDSANMPSTQLTESDLSEGGIALLDLLVKIKLASSKSQARTLVQQGGISVDDAKAEDLAAVVTKEQLVQGVVVRKGKKVFHKVSL, via the coding sequence ATGACACTGTTTCAGGAGCTTTCCCGGCGTGGATTAATCGCCCAGATGACCCATCCCGAAGAAATTGAAAAGGCTATGAATGAGGGCAAGGTAACCTTTTATATCGGCTTTGATGCCACCGCCGATTCCCTGCATGTGGGCCACTTTTTGCAGCTGACCATTATCCGTCGGATGCAGGAGGCTGGACATATGCCCATTCTGCTGCTGGGCACCGGTACAACCATGGTGGGCGACCCCAGCGGACGCACCGATATGCGCAAAATGCTGACCATTGAGGAAATTAACTACAACGCCGACCGTTTTCTTGAGCAGATGGGCCGTGTTGTGGATGTTTCCCCTGAAAAGGCCATCGTAGCCCGCAACGGCGACTGGCTGATGAATCTGAACTATGTGGAGCTTCTGCGGGATGTGGGCGTGCATTTCTCGGTCAACAAAATGCTCAGCTACGAGTGCTTTAAATCCCGCATGGAAAAAGGCCTTTCCTTCATTGAGTTCAACTATATGATCATGCAGAGCTACGACTTTTTGGAGCTGAACCGCCGGTATGGCTGTACTCTTGAGTTTGGCGGCAACGATCAGTGGTCCAACATTATCAGTGGTGTGGATCTGGTTCGCCGTGTGGAGGGCAGGGATGTTTATGGCATGACCTTTACCTTGCTGGCCACCAAGGAAGGCATTAAAATGGGCAAAACCCAGAAGGGCGCTGTCTGGCTTGATCCCAAAAAGACAAGCCCCTATGAGTTCTTCCAATACTGGCGCAACGTGGACGATGCCGATGTCATTAACTGCCTCAAGCTGCTCACCTTTGTTCCCATTGAGGAAATTGAGGCTATGGAGAAGTGGGAAGGCAGCGAGATGAACAAGGCCAAGGAAATTCTGGCCTATGAGCTGACCCGGGATGTTCACGGCAAGGAAGAGGCTGACAAGGCTCTGGAAGCCGCCCGCTCTATTTTTGCAGGAGGCGGCGACAGCGCTAACATGCCCTCTACCCAGCTTACGGAATCCGATCTGAGCGAAGGCGGCATCGCCCTGCTGGATCTGTTGGTTAAAATTAAGTTGGCTTCTTCCAAGTCTCAGGCCCGCACCCTTGTGCAGCAGGGCGGTATTTCGGTGGACGATGCCAAGGCAGAGGATCTTGCGGCTGTGGTTACGAAAGAACAACTTGTGCAGGGCGTTGTTGTAAGAAAAGGCAAAAAGGTATTCCATAAGGTTTCTCTTTAA